The genomic interval ATTGAAGAATTATAGTCACATAATATGTGTGATTTGTTGTATTATAGTTGaatagtatatgtatctatctttatcaaaTAAAAAGGGGATGCATATCTTTGTGATTCCAAATCACACTTCTACTTTTgatatctcttttctcttgccttttttgatgagaaaagaacaagaaaactatataaattttactCAGAAGAAAATACTATAGGATCTTACCCTCTTGATATGAGCATTCAAAACAAGCTgtggtaatgatggtaaaagtgatgaGATGGCCAACAGGGCCTTCTGTTTTGTACTGTTCTCTGCACTGTTAAATAAGTCTACTAATGGACCTATTACATATTCAAAGTACCTTTGCTTGTATAACAATCTGAAAAAGAANNNNNNNNNNNNNNNNNNNNNNNNNNNNNNNNNNNNNNNNNNNNNNNNNNNNNNNNNNNNNNNNNNNNNNNNNNNNNNNNNNNNNNNNNNNNNNNNNNNNNNNTAAAGCTGTATGCTTTACTGTTTGACTAAAGACAGAGAAATTAATTGTATCCTTTCTAAATTTATAACCTGCATTAATAGTTTATCTTCGTAATGAGACTTAGTACAAGATTTTATTACATCCTTAGAAGTTCTTACCCAGCATGTGATATTCTCAAATCTATATACACANNNNNNNNNNNNNNNNNNNNNNNNNNNNNNNNNNNNNNNNNNNNNNNNNNNNNNNNNNNNNNNNNNNNNNNNNNNNNNNNNNNNNNNNNNNNNNNNNNNNNNNNNNNNNNNNNNNNNNNNNNNNNNNNNNNNNNNNNNNNNNNNNNNNNNNNNNNNNNNNNNNNNNNNNNNNNNNNNNNNNNNNNNNNNNNNNNNNNNNNNNNNNNNNNNNNNNNNNNNNNNNNNNNNNNNNNNNNNNNNNNNNNNNNNNNNNNNNNNNNNNNNNNCCTGATATTAGCAAAGGTTTCTGGTCTTAGAGCATAGTCATGGTCCCTCAATATAATACCAAAACCATGTGCTGCTTGAAGTCCTATGGCTGGGTCTGATAATAAACTCTGCATCTGtacaaaaattacaaacaaatcTATTAGTAAAAAGCCAATTTATCAAAgagtattttgtataataaaggACTTTAATACTGATTTCATCTTCATACAACATGATTATTAGTGGTttgtggaaaaaagagagaagaaaaagaaaaagcataaatatttttccattttctttaggtGTTGCCTGGATTTCAGTCATTATCAGGGAGGGTACTGGCACATGTAGTACTGTATTTTAAGGATAGGAAACATTTGTTTTCTCCAGTATCACACATCCATTTATTCTCTGACCAATAATACTCAAAGGAAGTGTAAGTACCTTTTACTATGCCAATTGATATAGAACCATGGTGCTTGAAAGTGACAACCAAATGTTGGATACAGGAAAAATAGATCAATGacaaaaatattcttatataaaacatttacaaGTAAATATTCTTGGATACTTGGTAATTCTGTTTGGTGTATTCAAGCTTCACAAAACCAGNNNNNNNNNNNNNNNNNNNNNNNNNNNNNNNNNNNNNNNNNNNNNNNNNNNNNNNNNNNNNNNNNNNNNNNNNNNNNNNNNNNNNNNNNNNNNNNNNNNNNNNGCGAACTCACANNNNNNNNNNNNNNNNNNNNNNNNNNNNNNNNNNNNNNNNNNNNNNNNNNNNNNNNNNNNNNNNNNNNNNNNNNNNNNNNNNNNNNNNNNNNNNNNNNNNCGTACCCTACAACGATACAAGTGTTACAATCAAAAATCTCCAATGGACCTGAGAGAGTGTTCTGATAACGATAGGGAAAGAAAGCGCTTTTTGCAAAGAGCTTGCCGCTACCTCAAGGAGCGCGAGGCCAACACCGCTCCGTGACGTCATCAGCTAATGATTCCAAA from Penaeus monodon isolate SGIC_2016 chromosome 21, NSTDA_Pmon_1, whole genome shotgun sequence carries:
- the LOC119586605 gene encoding MMS19 nucleotide excision repair protein homolog, translated to MQSLLSDPAIGLQAAHGFGIILRDHDYALRPETFANIRLLYKQRYFEYVIGPLVDLFNSAENSTKQKALLAISSLLPSLPQLVLNAHIKRLLPVLLQGITCDEEAVTESTLTSLVSLLQQSVEHAGPHVSTLVPTLFC